In one window of Nakamurella sp. PAMC28650 DNA:
- a CDS encoding DMT family transporter: MSNYWIVVSLSLASALAFATSTSLKHVSAGRVPDAQSMQPRTLGRFIRATVSHRLWLAGIGCDVVGLTLQILALHRGALSVVQPLLLTSLLFALVIRARFERHHITGQQTLWALVLIGSLGGFVLLAATPAAVHQSADRIPAAIAGTLGVVLVVICLVLGRRQRNGGRTAAILGTAVGMIYAATAALIKAATDIGARNLLDLFTSWQLYTVIAVGAAGLVLSQLTFQAGPLTASLPATATVDPLLSIVIGVVVYDEQIRQGFGTNLLLVLLLVVLGVAVLQLSRNEAESAMSTDRIVRQRDALGRD, translated from the coding sequence GTGTCGAACTACTGGATCGTGGTGTCGTTGAGCCTGGCGTCTGCGCTGGCGTTCGCGACGTCCACCTCGCTGAAACATGTGAGTGCGGGGCGTGTGCCTGACGCCCAGAGCATGCAGCCGCGGACCCTCGGCCGATTCATCCGCGCAACGGTGTCGCATCGTCTCTGGCTGGCCGGGATCGGTTGTGACGTCGTCGGGCTCACCCTGCAGATCCTCGCGCTGCACCGGGGCGCCCTGAGCGTCGTCCAACCCCTGCTGCTGACGAGCCTGTTGTTCGCGCTCGTCATCCGGGCCCGTTTCGAGCGTCATCACATCACCGGGCAGCAGACCCTGTGGGCCCTGGTCCTGATCGGCTCCCTCGGTGGATTCGTCCTGCTCGCCGCGACGCCGGCGGCCGTCCATCAGTCGGCCGACCGGATTCCCGCGGCCATTGCCGGGACGCTGGGCGTGGTCCTCGTGGTGATCTGCCTCGTCCTGGGCCGCCGGCAGCGCAACGGCGGGCGCACCGCGGCGATCCTGGGTACCGCTGTGGGCATGATCTATGCGGCCACGGCGGCACTGATCAAGGCGGCCACCGACATCGGTGCCAGGAATCTGCTCGATCTGTTCACCAGCTGGCAGCTGTACACGGTGATCGCGGTGGGCGCCGCGGGGCTGGTCCTGAGCCAGCTGACGTTCCAGGCCGGTCCGCTCACCGCCAGCCTGCCGGCCACTGCGACGGTCGATCCGCTGCTGAGCATCGTGATCGGGGTGGTCGTCTACGACGAGCAGATCAGGCAGGGATTCGGGACCAACCTCCTGCTCGTCCTCCTGCTCGTGGTGCTGGGCGTTGCCGTCCTGCAGCTGAGCCGGAACGAGGCCGAGTCCGCGATGAGCACCGACCGCATCGTCCGTCAGCGTGATGCCCTGGGTCGGGACTGA
- a CDS encoding DedA family protein, whose protein sequence is MIAGTLASGFNPLDATSVIAATGLIGIFCVLVAETGLLVGFFLPGDSLLFSAGLLAASQGALHLPLGGVLAVAAAGALIGAQIGFWIGRTLGVRLLERARRPALRRAADRVSEVIERYGPAKAIVLARFIPVVRTVMNPMAGMIGISTRLFTLWQIIGGLVWSLGVTMAGFWLGSQITGIDKYLLPIIAVVVVISLIPVALELRRMRREGRSAA, encoded by the coding sequence GTGATCGCCGGCACTCTCGCGTCGGGCTTCAACCCGCTCGACGCCACCAGCGTCATCGCTGCCACCGGCCTGATCGGCATCTTCTGCGTACTCGTCGCCGAGACGGGGCTGCTGGTCGGATTCTTCCTGCCGGGTGACTCGCTGCTGTTCAGTGCCGGACTGCTGGCCGCGAGTCAAGGTGCACTGCACCTACCGCTGGGCGGGGTACTGGCCGTGGCGGCCGCGGGTGCCCTGATCGGAGCGCAGATCGGTTTCTGGATCGGGCGGACACTCGGGGTCCGTCTTCTCGAGCGCGCCCGCAGGCCGGCCCTTCGACGGGCTGCCGATCGGGTGTCCGAAGTCATCGAACGCTACGGCCCGGCCAAGGCGATCGTGCTGGCCCGGTTCATCCCGGTGGTCCGCACCGTGATGAACCCGATGGCCGGCATGATCGGCATCTCGACGCGTCTGTTCACCCTCTGGCAGATCATCGGTGGCCTCGTCTGGTCGCTCGGCGTCACGATGGCGGGCTTCTGGCTGGGCTCGCAGATCACCGGCATCGACAAATACCTGCTGCCGATCATCGCGGTGGTCGTCGTCATCTCGCTGATTCCGGTGGCGCTGGAGTTGCGCAGGATGCGCCGCGAGGGCAGATCTGCTGCCTGA
- a CDS encoding response regulator transcription factor translates to MNRVLIVEDEPNLLLLLTRLLTAEGYAVTPAPDGRSALQPGNSTEFDLVILDLMLPDMSGEDVLRELLVTRPEIKVLVLSSVTDLVRRVGVLDHGAVDFLAKPFANAELMARIRTRIRRPDHQGGNDLRRHLTGAGLQLDLERRELIINGRRIDLSQREFALLAHLLHRTPAVCTRQELLSEVWGLGFDPGSNVVDVCMRRLRAKLTISRIETVRNVGYRLVAC, encoded by the coding sequence ATGAATCGCGTACTCATCGTCGAGGACGAACCGAATTTGTTGCTCCTGTTGACCAGGCTATTGACGGCAGAGGGATATGCGGTCACTCCCGCGCCGGACGGGCGTTCCGCACTCCAGCCGGGGAACTCCACCGAATTCGACCTGGTCATCCTGGATCTGATGCTCCCGGACATGAGCGGGGAGGACGTCCTGCGGGAACTCCTGGTCACCCGCCCGGAGATCAAGGTGCTGGTGCTGTCCTCCGTCACGGACCTGGTCAGGAGGGTGGGCGTGCTCGACCACGGCGCCGTCGATTTCCTCGCCAAGCCATTTGCCAATGCCGAGTTGATGGCGCGGATCCGGACGCGGATCCGGCGCCCGGATCACCAGGGCGGCAACGATCTTCGGCGCCATCTGACCGGCGCGGGCCTGCAGTTGGATCTCGAGCGGCGCGAGCTGATCATCAATGGCCGCCGGATCGATCTCTCCCAGCGCGAGTTCGCGCTGCTGGCGCATCTACTGCACCGCACCCCGGCCGTCTGCACCCGGCAGGAACTCCTTTCAGAGGTGTGGGGACTGGGCTTCGACCCCGGGAGCAACGTGGTCGACGTGTGCATGCGGCGCCTGCGCGCAAAACTCACCATCAGCCGAATCGAAACGGTGCGCAATGTCGGATACCGACTCGTCGCGTGTTAA
- a CDS encoding HAMP domain-containing sensor histidine kinase — MSDTDSSRVNWPLAYAWVVFAAVNAYLTFLWAGAETIPYHLIWASFAFLYGLYPWPRRLAWVTFWVITVVTGVAFAEHSLTREIAWTECSEIVLMGVILALLMWHVERQRATRATLVRLQQQEMESAHSRELRSKFGTHEVRTRLTIARGFVELIVAAKPGRAIEADAELVIAELDKASSLVTSLLTLATVSESSVRMTVDVKLLIDAVLHRWISSADRQWSSATLPGTVEADAERLEVALDCLLENAVKFTEPGDSIEITCEVDGGMLVLSVADSGAGIPEADLGRIFEMFKTSSTAGDRAGSGLGLPIVKAIAEAGMGSVTVRSAVGEGSCFIVRMRLTDRALESSAAVASRPAPAEIEQWAF, encoded by the coding sequence ATGTCGGATACCGACTCGTCGCGTGTTAATTGGCCGTTGGCCTACGCCTGGGTGGTGTTCGCCGCGGTCAACGCCTACCTGACGTTCCTGTGGGCCGGTGCGGAGACCATCCCGTACCACCTGATCTGGGCCAGCTTCGCATTCTTGTACGGGCTTTATCCGTGGCCCCGCCGGCTGGCCTGGGTCACCTTCTGGGTGATCACCGTCGTGACCGGGGTGGCGTTCGCCGAACACAGCCTGACCAGGGAGATCGCCTGGACCGAATGCTCCGAGATCGTACTGATGGGAGTCATTCTCGCGCTCCTGATGTGGCACGTGGAACGCCAGCGAGCCACCAGGGCGACCCTGGTCCGGCTGCAGCAGCAGGAAATGGAGAGCGCCCACAGCCGCGAGCTCCGCTCCAAGTTCGGGACGCACGAGGTGCGCACCAGACTGACGATCGCACGGGGCTTCGTCGAGCTGATCGTCGCAGCGAAACCCGGACGGGCCATCGAGGCCGACGCAGAACTGGTCATCGCCGAACTGGACAAGGCCTCGTCACTGGTGACCAGCCTGCTGACCCTGGCCACGGTCAGCGAGTCGAGCGTCCGGATGACGGTCGACGTCAAGTTGCTGATCGACGCCGTTCTGCACCGCTGGATCAGCAGTGCCGACCGACAGTGGTCGTCCGCCACGCTGCCGGGCACGGTCGAGGCCGACGCCGAACGTCTGGAGGTGGCGCTGGACTGTCTGCTCGAGAACGCGGTCAAGTTCACCGAACCGGGAGACTCCATCGAGATCACCTGTGAGGTGGACGGAGGGATGCTCGTGCTGTCCGTCGCCGACTCGGGTGCCGGGATCCCGGAGGCGGATCTCGGGCGGATCTTCGAGATGTTCAAGACGTCCAGTACCGCCGGTGACCGCGCCGGAAGTGGGCTGGGGCTGCCGATCGTCAAGGCGATCGCCGAAGCCGGCATGGGCTCGGTGACGGTACGCAGCGCCGTCGGGGAAGGCAGCTGCTTCATCGTCCGTATGCGGCTGACGGATCGGGCTCTGGAGTCCTCGGCCGCGGTTGCCTCCCGTCCGGCTCCCGCCGAGATCGAGCAGTGGGCGTTCTGA
- a CDS encoding pentapeptide repeat-containing protein — protein MLVGADLCRADLCGADLCGADLCRADLCGPSASPPGSAGITGGPGSRRRRCGAGWSAGRTGRHRRCPPWGRRSVR, from the coding sequence TTGCTCGTCGGCGCGGATCTGTGCAGGGCGGATCTTTGCGGGGCGGATCTGTGCGGGGCGGATCTGTGCAGGGCGGATCTGTGCGGTCCATCGGCGTCGCCGCCCGGGTCCGCGGGCATCACCGGGGGGCCTGGGTCGCGCCGGCGTCGATGCGGGGCTGGGTGGTCTGCGGGTCGAACCGGGAGACACCGTCGATGTCCACCGTGGGGGCGAAGATCGGTCCGCTGA
- a CDS encoding alkaline phosphatase family protein, whose translation MFIRKRYRFGAAAVAAGLALTSAGVGQASAAPSATAAASATAAAATASATAAASARSKHVLLLSVDGLHQSDLAWYVKKYPHSALATLVSRGTEYTHAQTTFPSDSFPGMVAQLTGGGPGTTGVFYDDTYNHQLLAPGTIDCTTAVPGTEVSWTEAADRSQNPITLDAGQGLTASALKALPTNSLADTVANAKAITAAILQMTPTPQSLLDPAALPVDPATCLPVYPSQYLRVNTVFEVARSHGLRTAWSDKHAAYEILNGPSGKGIQDLFTPEINSVADSVGDDWTTDNALTQVYDSTKVAAVVNEINGFDHSGTHRVGTPAIFGMNFQTVSTAEKLPLSDGLAGGYQKDGTPGPLLRRALGYINAQVGTMSAAISRAGLASSTTIILSAKHGQAPTDGSTLRRVDDGKIIAGLDAAWASTHPKAAALVIFSVDDDGMLLWLSDRSGAALDFAKSYLLHHSAPANKITDPKGVYSATVRTSGLTRVYTGAAADTLVRARNGDPHAPDLIGIAQPGVVYTGGVKKIAEHGGDAPADLDVALVVSGAAVTHHAVNGTHVQTTSIAPTILALLGLNPKTLQAVRTEHTPVLPGL comes from the coding sequence ATGTTCATCCGCAAGCGTTATCGATTCGGTGCTGCCGCTGTGGCCGCCGGTCTCGCCCTGACCTCGGCCGGTGTCGGTCAGGCCTCGGCAGCCCCGTCCGCAACAGCCGCAGCGTCCGCAACAGCCGCAGCAGCGACAGCATCAGCAACGGCCGCAGCGTCCGCCAGGAGCAAGCACGTCCTGCTGCTCTCGGTCGACGGACTCCACCAGTCCGACCTGGCCTGGTACGTGAAGAAGTACCCGCACTCGGCCCTGGCCACCCTGGTATCGCGGGGCACCGAGTACACCCACGCCCAGACCACCTTCCCGTCCGACTCGTTCCCGGGCATGGTCGCCCAGTTGACCGGCGGAGGCCCCGGAACCACCGGCGTCTTCTACGACGACACGTACAATCACCAGCTGCTCGCACCCGGCACGATCGATTGCACCACTGCAGTTCCCGGCACCGAGGTCTCCTGGACCGAAGCCGCCGACCGGTCGCAGAACCCGATCACCCTCGACGCCGGCCAGGGGCTGACGGCGTCCGCACTGAAGGCCCTCCCGACCAACAGCCTGGCCGACACCGTCGCGAACGCCAAGGCCATCACCGCCGCCATCCTGCAGATGACGCCCACCCCGCAGTCGCTGCTCGACCCGGCGGCGTTGCCGGTCGACCCGGCGACGTGCCTTCCCGTGTATCCCTCCCAGTACCTGCGGGTCAACACGGTGTTCGAGGTCGCTCGCAGCCACGGTCTGCGCACGGCCTGGTCGGACAAGCACGCGGCGTACGAAATCCTGAACGGGCCGTCCGGCAAGGGCATCCAGGACCTCTTCACGCCGGAGATCAACAGCGTGGCCGACTCCGTCGGTGACGACTGGACCACCGACAACGCCCTGACGCAGGTCTACGACAGCACGAAGGTGGCTGCCGTCGTCAACGAGATCAACGGCTTCGACCACTCCGGGACCCACCGGGTGGGCACGCCGGCGATCTTCGGCATGAACTTCCAGACCGTCTCCACCGCGGAGAAGCTGCCGCTGTCGGACGGGCTGGCCGGTGGATACCAGAAGGACGGAACCCCCGGTCCGCTGCTGCGAAGGGCGCTGGGCTACATCAACGCCCAGGTCGGCACCATGAGCGCGGCGATCTCCCGTGCCGGACTGGCCTCCAGCACCACGATCATCCTCTCGGCCAAGCACGGGCAGGCGCCGACGGACGGCTCCACCCTGCGTCGGGTCGACGACGGCAAGATCATCGCGGGGCTCGACGCCGCCTGGGCCTCCACGCATCCCAAAGCCGCTGCACTGGTGATTTTCTCGGTGGACGACGACGGCATGCTGCTGTGGCTGTCCGACCGGTCGGGCGCAGCGCTGGACTTCGCCAAGAGCTACCTGCTGCACCACAGTGCGCCGGCCAACAAGATCACCGACCCCAAGGGCGTCTACTCCGCCACGGTCCGGACCTCCGGGCTGACCAGGGTCTACACCGGTGCCGCGGCCGACACGCTGGTCCGGGCCAGGAACGGCGACCCGCACGCCCCGGACCTGATCGGGATCGCCCAGCCGGGCGTCGTCTATACCGGCGGGGTCAAGAAGATCGCCGAGCACGGCGGCGACGCGCCGGCCGATCTGGACGTCGCGCTCGTGGTGTCCGGCGCGGCGGTCACCCATCACGCCGTCAACGGCACGCATGTCCAGACCACCTCGATCGCACCGACCATCCTGGCGCTGCTGGGCCTCAACCCGAAGACCCTGCAGGCCGTACGCACCGAGCACACCCCGGTGCTCCCAGGTCTGTAG
- a CDS encoding DMT family transporter, with the protein MLGAIVAALGGSFFFALAAALQHREALRIGGSGVGGFRVLWKLCHRPWWVVGVASDVLSVALHVIALSMATLSLVQPLGVMGVVFAIPLGAAVRGHRIRPLDLAAAAVVVIGLTVLLRALPVSTSVHVPALRSVLGLTALTVVLVALATAVARLTAGRRRTLLLAGGAGAAFGATAVLVRTLLLLLEGSGSGAEMIWTGVCVAVLAVGGYLLLQSAYRAGHFAGAVATATVLDPVVAVLAGGFLLRESLPTGPVTLLIIGVSGLLVCAGVALLVRSPASLSLGPVEGSTEPETTDHPDALIR; encoded by the coding sequence ATGCTGGGAGCGATCGTGGCCGCCCTGGGCGGATCGTTCTTCTTCGCTCTCGCCGCGGCCCTCCAGCATCGGGAGGCCCTGCGGATCGGCGGATCCGGTGTCGGTGGGTTTCGGGTGCTGTGGAAGTTGTGCCATCGGCCGTGGTGGGTGGTCGGCGTGGCGTCCGACGTCCTGTCGGTGGCACTTCACGTGATCGCGCTGTCGATGGCGACACTGTCACTCGTGCAGCCTCTCGGCGTGATGGGGGTCGTCTTCGCCATCCCCCTGGGCGCCGCGGTGCGTGGCCATCGGATCCGCCCACTGGATCTCGCCGCCGCCGCAGTCGTGGTGATCGGCCTGACCGTCCTCCTGAGAGCCCTTCCCGTCTCCACCTCGGTCCACGTGCCCGCCCTGCGTTCGGTCCTGGGCCTGACCGCCCTGACCGTGGTCCTGGTGGCGTTGGCGACCGCCGTCGCACGCCTGACCGCCGGGCGCAGGCGAACCCTACTGCTCGCGGGAGGCGCCGGGGCGGCGTTCGGGGCCACCGCGGTGCTCGTGCGCACCCTGCTGCTGCTCCTGGAAGGGTCGGGTTCCGGTGCGGAGATGATCTGGACCGGGGTCTGTGTCGCAGTGCTGGCCGTCGGGGGGTATCTCCTACTCCAGAGTGCCTATCGCGCCGGGCATTTCGCCGGCGCGGTGGCGACGGCCACCGTGCTCGATCCCGTGGTGGCCGTGTTGGCCGGTGGCTTCCTGTTGCGGGAGAGCCTGCCCACCGGTCCGGTGACCCTCCTCATCATCGGCGTGTCCGGTCTGTTGGTGTGCGCGGGGGTCGCACTGCTCGTGCGCTCACCCGCGAGCCTCTCGCTAGGGCCGGTCGAAGGCTCGACCGAACCCGAGACCACCGACCACCCGGATGCTCTCATCCGCTAG
- a CDS encoding PIG-L deacetylase family protein yields the protein MPSRARSRRRPRTPGDTRYTIVFFHAHPDDEALLTGGTMARLSTEGHRVVLVTATAGEKGLASAELTTSTALGDVRLAELHASARALGCARTVVLGYADSGSATGRGPSIGGCFAGMSVEVAAEPLAEVLREEAADVLTTYDRAGGYGHPDHVQVHLVGARAAEMAGTAVLLEATIDRHLLQRALSFGRWFAPRTADFDPSRFDSLYSARAEITHRVDVSGYLDQKRAAMSAHRSQSTADAAAERGLAWMLRLPKPLYRLVFGREWFIERGRPPQDRPLDDILDSLREESDG from the coding sequence ATGCCGTCCCGTGCCAGATCCCGTCGCCGCCCTCGCACGCCCGGTGACACCCGCTACACCATTGTCTTCTTCCACGCCCACCCAGATGACGAGGCGCTGCTGACCGGCGGCACGATGGCCAGGTTGTCGACGGAGGGTCACCGCGTCGTACTGGTGACGGCCACGGCCGGCGAGAAGGGACTGGCATCGGCGGAGCTGACCACCTCGACGGCACTCGGTGATGTCCGTCTCGCCGAATTGCATGCCTCGGCGCGGGCGCTGGGCTGCGCCCGGACCGTGGTCCTGGGGTACGCCGACTCGGGGAGCGCCACCGGTCGCGGCCCTTCCATCGGCGGCTGTTTTGCCGGTATGTCCGTGGAGGTGGCCGCCGAACCCTTGGCGGAAGTGCTGCGCGAGGAAGCCGCCGATGTCCTGACCACCTACGACCGGGCCGGTGGTTACGGCCATCCCGACCACGTCCAGGTCCACCTGGTCGGGGCCAGGGCAGCGGAGATGGCCGGCACCGCAGTGCTGCTGGAAGCCACCATCGATCGACATCTGCTGCAACGCGCACTGTCCTTCGGACGTTGGTTTGCACCGCGAACTGCTGATTTCGACCCGTCGCGTTTCGACTCCCTCTACTCTGCTCGCGCAGAGATCACCCACCGGGTGGACGTGAGCGGCTACCTGGACCAGAAGCGGGCGGCGATGTCGGCCCATCGCAGCCAGAGCACGGCGGATGCGGCCGCCGAACGCGGTCTGGCGTGGATGCTGCGTCTGCCGAAGCCCTTGTACCGTCTGGTTTTCGGGCGGGAGTGGTTCATCGAACGCGGCCGACCACCGCAGGACCGCCCGCTCGACGACATCCTGGACAGTCTGCGAGAGGAGTCGGATGGGTGA
- a CDS encoding phosphatase PAP2 family protein: MIVGRRGAWLVAGVAVLAVLISVVMRAPGPPGFDTAIHDWMLRHRHGWATDVALSATASGSSPVLYSGLAAAAAVVWWRQRRTALVRRWRPVVALVVLASGALLRTGLSDLLHRARPPRGDWMATATGWSLPSGHSANAALAAIMVLWSIWPSLRGRAARLWSVAAAAAFAGTVGWSRAYLGVHWPTDVLAGWLFAACWAVFALMLVSRLTGLDFRRRPDGEVSPTAVRQAGDQSRPRASR; this comes from the coding sequence GTGATAGTCGGACGACGCGGAGCGTGGCTGGTTGCCGGTGTGGCAGTGCTGGCCGTGTTGATCTCCGTGGTCATGCGGGCACCGGGGCCGCCGGGGTTCGACACTGCCATCCACGACTGGATGCTGCGGCATCGGCATGGGTGGGCCACCGACGTCGCCCTTTCTGCGACCGCCTCGGGCAGCTCACCCGTGCTGTACTCGGGACTGGCCGCAGCGGCGGCCGTGGTGTGGTGGCGACAGCGCCGCACGGCTCTGGTGCGTCGGTGGCGGCCGGTCGTCGCCCTTGTCGTGCTGGCCTCCGGAGCATTGCTGCGCACCGGTCTGTCCGATCTGCTGCATCGCGCCCGCCCGCCGCGTGGTGACTGGATGGCGACGGCGACCGGTTGGTCGTTGCCGTCCGGGCACAGCGCCAACGCGGCACTGGCCGCCATCATGGTGCTCTGGTCGATCTGGCCCTCCCTGAGGGGCCGGGCTGCACGCCTGTGGTCGGTGGCGGCGGCGGCCGCGTTCGCCGGGACCGTGGGCTGGTCCCGCGCCTACCTCGGTGTGCACTGGCCGACCGATGTGTTGGCCGGATGGTTGTTCGCGGCCTGCTGGGCCGTGTTCGCCCTGATGCTCGTCAGCCGTCTGACCGGTCTGGACTTCCGTCGACGCCCCGATGGCGAGGTGTCCCCCACCGCAGTGCGGCAGGCCGGCGATCAGTCCCGACCCAGGGCATCACGCTGA
- a CDS encoding copper resistance CopC/CopD family protein: MSKSKAVTLAAARVTAEPREGVRPLDVVGRASAVPVRVVGRPHRYRTKAGKATADAATEGSRPVAEQIIRRALAVLVLAVATMMFNPTPASAHALLVSSSPTDGADLLAAPPSVTLTFDEQVLPESARLTLYSAQGTVLARSDSGTRAMVVAGPSGTGPATTLITSMPPMGQGAFALDWQVQSADDLHVSRGSIVFGVELAVSRSAVDRTGELPAAGSSLLRWSDLVVLALMLGSLLLRVATLPRVHLDDADRARWMQTCGRVFHATAGAAIITSAAVLVDAAGDLRQVGHVLTSTSFGHFWSVHLAGLTFVFLLSRHPRRRTGRALTWLAALGAVIGLAVGSHVSSGADRPAAATLLGVHLAVTCGWAGSVLLLAVTAFQVSFRRQLALVLRAFAAPAAVCVALTVITGVALGARQVASADALISSAYGRILLVKVALTGAAALLGLKSYLQFRPTTPAGPRPASGGRREDRVGGAAVNKRFARRAAAEGLTMVLILGAAATLSLGSPPRGPAFAPSPHDAQTPIVSQVDGLLLTLDLSPNTLGQNWARVTIDDTRRPARARISDVTLAMTGPGGQIVPARPLARIADSDRWQLGDIPVTESGRWQIVLTAWRPGLAPAVWNRNWVAAGRPGGPVTPILSDQPWGGELNLLALFLTVCFLGGALRWVRISRQRGAPSGTDFVESAMDRDGPETLEASQLHQRSTT, from the coding sequence ATGTCCAAGAGCAAGGCCGTCACACTCGCTGCGGCGCGTGTGACCGCGGAGCCCCGGGAGGGAGTTCGACCCCTCGATGTCGTGGGCCGGGCGTCCGCCGTACCGGTGCGGGTGGTCGGGCGTCCGCACCGGTATCGGACCAAGGCCGGCAAGGCGACCGCCGACGCCGCCACCGAAGGTTCGCGTCCGGTCGCGGAGCAGATCATCAGACGGGCCCTCGCGGTGCTGGTCCTGGCCGTCGCGACGATGATGTTCAACCCGACCCCTGCGAGCGCCCACGCGCTGCTGGTGTCCAGCTCCCCCACGGACGGCGCAGATCTGCTGGCCGCTCCGCCGTCGGTCACCTTGACCTTCGACGAACAGGTCCTGCCGGAATCAGCTCGTCTGACGCTGTACTCGGCGCAGGGGACGGTGCTGGCCCGATCCGATTCCGGGACCCGCGCAATGGTGGTCGCCGGTCCTTCCGGCACCGGACCGGCTACGACCCTGATCACTTCCATGCCACCGATGGGACAGGGAGCCTTCGCGTTGGACTGGCAGGTCCAGTCGGCTGACGATCTGCACGTGAGCAGGGGTTCGATCGTCTTCGGCGTCGAACTCGCGGTCAGCCGCTCGGCCGTCGATCGGACCGGAGAACTGCCTGCGGCGGGTAGCAGCCTGCTGCGCTGGAGCGACCTCGTCGTGCTGGCCCTGATGCTCGGTTCCCTGCTGCTGCGCGTCGCCACCCTGCCGCGCGTACACCTGGACGACGCTGACCGGGCCCGCTGGATGCAGACCTGCGGCCGGGTCTTCCACGCGACGGCGGGGGCCGCGATCATCACATCGGCTGCGGTACTCGTCGACGCGGCGGGCGACCTGCGTCAGGTCGGTCATGTGCTGACCTCCACCTCCTTCGGTCACTTCTGGTCGGTCCACCTGGCCGGGTTGACCTTCGTCTTCCTGCTGAGCAGGCACCCACGGCGACGAACAGGGCGAGCCCTGACCTGGCTGGCCGCGCTCGGTGCCGTCATCGGTCTGGCCGTCGGCAGCCACGTCTCCTCCGGTGCCGACCGTCCCGCCGCCGCCACCCTGCTGGGGGTCCATCTGGCTGTCACCTGCGGTTGGGCCGGCTCGGTTCTCCTGTTGGCCGTCACAGCATTCCAGGTGTCGTTCCGTCGGCAGTTGGCCCTCGTCCTCAGAGCCTTTGCCGCGCCCGCAGCGGTCTGCGTGGCGCTCACGGTGATCACCGGCGTCGCCCTGGGAGCGCGTCAGGTGGCCAGCGCCGATGCTCTGATCAGCAGCGCGTACGGACGCATCCTGCTGGTCAAGGTTGCTCTCACCGGGGCCGCGGCCCTCCTCGGATTGAAGAGCTACCTCCAGTTCCGCCCGACCACCCCGGCGGGCCCACGTCCTGCTTCCGGCGGCCGACGGGAAGATCGGGTCGGTGGCGCGGCAGTGAACAAGAGGTTCGCGCGGCGGGCCGCAGCAGAAGGCCTGACCATGGTGCTGATCCTGGGCGCAGCAGCCACCCTGAGCCTCGGCTCACCGCCGCGCGGGCCGGCGTTCGCGCCGTCCCCGCACGACGCGCAGACCCCGATCGTGAGCCAGGTCGACGGTCTCCTGCTGACCCTGGACCTCTCGCCCAACACCCTGGGTCAGAACTGGGCCAGGGTCACCATCGACGACACCCGGCGTCCGGCCCGCGCCCGGATCAGCGACGTCACGCTGGCGATGACCGGCCCCGGCGGGCAGATCGTCCCCGCGCGGCCGCTGGCTCGGATCGCCGACTCCGACCGATGGCAGCTGGGCGACATCCCGGTGACCGAGAGCGGCCGCTGGCAAATCGTTCTCACCGCCTGGCGGCCCGGTCTGGCACCCGCCGTCTGGAACCGGAACTGGGTCGCGGCCGGTCGACCTGGTGGGCCGGTCACCCCCATCCTGAGCGATCAGCCCTGGGGCGGTGAGCTCAACCTGCTGGCCCTTTTCCTCACCGTCTGTTTCCTGGGCGGCGCCCTCCGGTGGGTACGGATCAGCCGGCAACGAGGGGCCCCGTCGGGCACCGATTTCGTAGAGTCGGCGATGGACCGGGATGGACCGGAAACCCTGGAGGCATCACAGCTGCATCAAAGGAGCACCACATAG